From Cellulomonas fimi ATCC 484, a single genomic window includes:
- a CDS encoding ABC transporter permease produces MVTSEKSLAPAPAAATAAPAAQAPRRRRLSVSAPTLTFIGRRLLSSAVVLLGATFIVYMLLAYALDPLEDLYASSAPNKEQLIEARIRALDLDTPPVIRYFKWLAGVLGYLVGRGTLGESWVTSQQVTDLLASAIPSTVQLVGGATVLAVVLGITVGIASALRQYTGFDYSVTFLSFVLYSLPSFWVAVLLKLWGAIGFNDFLADPTMSTLTIVLLAVLSGLLWQVLVGGNLRRRLITFGMSAVASGLVLFGVLQSGWLLDPSLGMAGIAVLGAAAAVGLTAMTTGLRNRRALYSALTVVVIGVALWFPLKYVFVAPGFNGTWVLGLAVLAVVVGLVVGRLFGGPDYGQSMRNAAITAFVVAGLIYVDRVMDVWKPYTDSSYINGRPIATIGSQTPGLNGDYWVETLDRFTHLILPTIALILISFASYTRYSRASLLEVMNQDYIRTARAKGLPERVVTVRHAFRNALIPLATIIPLDIAALFGGAIITERIFSWSGMGSLFIHSLGAKDADPIMGYFLVVGTLLVLANIVVDFVYAALDPRIRVNA; encoded by the coding sequence ATGGTCACCTCTGAGAAGAGCCTGGCGCCGGCGCCGGCAGCGGCCACAGCCGCTCCGGCCGCGCAGGCCCCCCGGCGCCGACGCCTGAGCGTCTCCGCGCCGACGTTGACCTTCATCGGTCGCCGTCTGCTGTCCTCGGCGGTCGTCCTGCTCGGGGCGACGTTCATCGTCTACATGCTCCTGGCGTACGCGCTCGACCCGCTCGAGGACCTGTACGCGAGCAGCGCCCCCAACAAGGAGCAGCTGATCGAGGCCCGCATCCGGGCGCTCGACCTCGACACCCCGCCGGTCATCCGCTACTTCAAGTGGCTCGCCGGCGTGCTCGGCTACCTCGTGGGCCGCGGCACCCTGGGCGAGAGCTGGGTCACCAGCCAGCAGGTCACCGACCTCCTGGCGAGCGCGATCCCCTCGACCGTGCAGCTCGTCGGCGGAGCGACGGTGCTCGCCGTCGTCCTCGGCATCACGGTCGGCATCGCGTCCGCCCTGCGCCAGTACACCGGCTTCGACTACTCGGTGACGTTCCTGTCGTTCGTCCTGTACTCGCTGCCGTCGTTCTGGGTCGCGGTGCTCCTCAAGCTGTGGGGCGCGATCGGCTTCAACGACTTCCTCGCCGACCCGACGATGAGCACGCTGACGATCGTCCTGCTCGCCGTGCTGTCCGGGTTGCTGTGGCAGGTGCTCGTCGGCGGCAACCTGCGCCGGCGCCTCATCACGTTCGGCATGTCCGCCGTCGCGTCCGGGCTCGTCCTGTTCGGGGTGCTGCAGAGCGGCTGGCTCCTCGACCCGAGCCTCGGCATGGCGGGCATCGCCGTCCTCGGCGCCGCCGCCGCGGTCGGTCTCACGGCCATGACGACGGGCCTGCGCAACCGCCGGGCGCTGTACTCCGCGCTCACGGTCGTGGTCATCGGCGTCGCGCTGTGGTTCCCGCTCAAGTACGTCTTCGTCGCGCCCGGGTTCAACGGCACGTGGGTGCTCGGCCTCGCCGTCCTCGCCGTCGTCGTGGGTCTCGTCGTCGGCCGGCTGTTCGGCGGTCCGGACTACGGGCAGTCGATGCGCAACGCGGCCATCACGGCCTTCGTCGTCGCGGGCCTCATCTACGTCGACCGGGTCATGGACGTCTGGAAGCCGTACACGGACTCGAGCTACATCAACGGCCGCCCCATCGCGACCATCGGCTCGCAGACGCCCGGCCTCAACGGCGACTACTGGGTCGAGACGCTCGACCGGTTCACGCACCTGATCCTGCCGACGATCGCGCTGATCCTCATCTCGTTCGCGTCGTACACGCGGTACTCGCGCGCGAGCCTGCTCGAGGTCATGAACCAGGACTACATCCGCACCGCGCGGGCCAAGGGCCTGCCGGAGCGGGTCGTCACGGTGCGGCACGCGTTCCGCAACGCGCTCATCCCGCTCGCGACTATCATCCCGCTCGACATCGCGGCCCTGTTCGGCGGCGCGATCATCACCGAGCGCATCTTCTCGTGGAGCGGCATGGGCTCGCTCTTCATCCACTCGCTGGGGGCGAAGGACGCCGACCCGATCATGGGGTACTTCCTCGTGGTCGGGACCCTGCTCGTCCTCGCCAACATCGTCGTGGACTTCGTCTACGCCGCCCTCGACCCCAGGATCCGGGTGAACGCATGA
- the typA gene encoding translational GTPase TypA: protein MPESTTVTGVRADLRNVAIVAHVDHGKTTLVDAMLWQSGAFGEHAHVDERAMDSGDLEREKGITILAKNTAIRYAGPAAAAAGQPDGITINVIDTPGHADFGGEVERGLSMVDGVVLLVDASEGPLPQTRFVLRKALAAKLPVILVVNKVDRPDARIDEVVHEATDLLLGLASDLHEDVPDLDLDAILDVPVVYAAAKAGRASLTQPADGGLPDSEDLEPLFATILEKIPAPTFEEGAPLQAHVTNLDASPFLGRLALLRIFNGTLRKGQTVAWARQDGSLQNVRITELLETKALERVPTDSAAPGDIVAVAGIEDITIGETLTDPDDPRPLPLITVDDPAISMTIGINTSPLAGKGGKGHKVTARQVKDRLDKELVGNVSLRVVPTDRPDAWEVQGRGELALAILVEQMRREGFELTVGKPQVVTRKVDGQVHEPVERMTIDVPEEYLGAVTQLLAQRKGRMETMSNHGTGWVRMEFLVPARGLIGFRTRFLTDTRGTGIASSISEGYEPWAGPIETRQSGSLVADRAGVVTPFAMINLQERGSFFVDPTQEVYEGMIVGENSRNEDMDVNITKEKKLTNMRSSTADNFENLVPPRKLTLEESLEFAREDECVEVTPEIVRIRKVVLDQTERARITARNKKS, encoded by the coding sequence ATGCCTGAGTCCACGACCGTCACCGGCGTGCGCGCCGACCTGCGCAACGTCGCGATCGTGGCCCACGTCGACCACGGGAAGACCACCCTCGTCGACGCGATGCTGTGGCAGTCCGGCGCCTTCGGCGAGCACGCGCACGTCGACGAGCGTGCGATGGACTCCGGCGACCTGGAGCGCGAGAAGGGCATCACGATCCTCGCGAAGAACACCGCGATCCGGTACGCCGGGCCCGCGGCGGCCGCGGCGGGTCAGCCCGACGGCATCACGATCAACGTCATCGACACCCCCGGGCACGCCGACTTCGGCGGCGAGGTCGAGCGCGGCCTGTCGATGGTCGACGGCGTCGTCCTGCTCGTCGACGCGTCCGAGGGCCCGCTGCCGCAGACGCGCTTCGTGCTCCGCAAGGCCCTCGCGGCCAAGCTGCCCGTGATCCTCGTGGTCAACAAGGTCGACCGCCCCGACGCCCGCATCGACGAGGTCGTGCACGAGGCGACCGACCTGCTGCTCGGGCTCGCGTCCGACCTGCACGAGGACGTGCCGGACCTCGACCTCGACGCGATCCTCGACGTCCCCGTCGTCTACGCCGCCGCGAAGGCCGGCCGCGCGTCGCTCACCCAGCCCGCCGACGGCGGCCTGCCGGACTCGGAGGACCTCGAGCCGCTGTTCGCGACGATCCTCGAGAAGATCCCCGCCCCCACGTTCGAGGAGGGCGCCCCGCTGCAGGCGCACGTCACCAACCTCGACGCGTCGCCCTTCCTCGGCCGCCTCGCGCTGCTGCGCATCTTCAACGGCACGCTGCGCAAGGGCCAGACGGTCGCGTGGGCCCGGCAGGACGGGTCGCTGCAGAACGTGCGCATCACCGAGCTGCTCGAGACCAAGGCGCTCGAGCGCGTCCCCACGGACTCCGCCGCCCCCGGCGACATCGTCGCCGTCGCGGGCATCGAGGACATCACGATCGGCGAGACGCTGACCGACCCGGACGACCCGCGGCCGCTGCCGCTCATCACGGTCGACGACCCGGCCATCTCGATGACGATCGGCATCAACACCAGCCCGCTCGCGGGCAAGGGCGGCAAGGGCCACAAGGTCACCGCGCGCCAGGTCAAGGACCGGCTCGACAAGGAGCTCGTCGGCAACGTGTCGCTGCGCGTCGTCCCGACCGACCGGCCGGACGCGTGGGAGGTCCAGGGCCGTGGCGAGCTCGCGCTCGCGATCCTCGTCGAGCAGATGCGCCGCGAGGGCTTCGAGCTGACCGTCGGCAAGCCGCAGGTCGTCACCCGGAAGGTCGACGGCCAGGTGCACGAGCCCGTCGAGCGCATGACGATCGACGTCCCCGAGGAGTACCTCGGCGCGGTCACGCAGCTCCTGGCGCAGCGCAAGGGCCGCATGGAGACCATGTCGAACCACGGCACCGGCTGGGTCCGCATGGAGTTCCTGGTCCCCGCCCGTGGCCTCATCGGCTTCCGCACCCGGTTCCTCACCGACACGCGGGGCACCGGCATCGCGTCGTCCATCTCCGAGGGCTACGAGCCGTGGGCCGGACCGATCGAGACCCGCCAGTCGGGCTCGCTCGTCGCCGACCGCGCGGGCGTCGTGACGCCGTTCGCCATGATCAACCTGCAGGAGCGCGGCTCGTTCTTCGTCGACCCCACGCAGGAGGTCTACGAGGGCATGATCGTCGGCGAGAACTCCCGCAACGAGGACATGGACGTCAACATCACCAAGGAGAAGAAGCTCACCAACATGCGCTCCTCCACGGCGGACAACTTCGAGAACCTCGTGCCGCCGCGCAAGCTCACGCTCGAGGAGTCGCTCGAGTTCGCGCGCGAGGACGAGTGCGTCGAGGTGACCCCGGAGATCGTCCGGATCCGCAAGGTGGTGCTCGACCAGACGGAGCGCGCCCGCATCACCGCGCGCAACAAGAAGTCCTGA
- a CDS encoding PH domain-containing protein, protein MVADVVEYRPGFGRGLAVVVVVLCLVGAVSGLLTDAGTTLPYLPLLALIAVGAWAAYWRPAVVVTPAGVELRNVLRTVEIPWPAVQEIGTQYALTLRTAYGSYAAWAAPAPSAVRTGRAQAGDDKHLPSSTYGPGGSVRPGDLARTGSGEAAAIVRHRWEQVRDAGLLDDPRLEHERPRVRWHTGTIAATAVLLVASVVALVL, encoded by the coding sequence ATGGTGGCGGACGTCGTGGAGTACCGGCCGGGGTTCGGCCGAGGTCTTGCTGTGGTCGTGGTGGTGCTGTGCCTCGTGGGTGCCGTGAGCGGTCTGCTGACCGACGCCGGCACGACGCTGCCCTACCTGCCCCTGCTCGCGCTGATCGCCGTCGGCGCCTGGGCGGCGTACTGGCGTCCCGCCGTCGTGGTGACGCCCGCGGGGGTCGAGCTGCGCAACGTGCTGCGCACGGTCGAGATCCCGTGGCCCGCCGTGCAGGAGATCGGCACCCAGTACGCGCTCACGCTGCGCACCGCGTACGGCTCGTACGCCGCGTGGGCCGCTCCCGCACCGAGCGCGGTGCGCACGGGACGGGCCCAGGCCGGTGACGACAAGCACCTGCCGAGCAGCACCTACGGCCCCGGCGGCAGCGTGCGTCCCGGCGACCTCGCCCGGACCGGGTCCGGTGAGGCCGCCGCGATCGTCCGCCACCGCTGGGAGCAGGTGCGCGACGCAGGCCTGCTCGACGACCCCCGCCTCGAGCACGAGCGCCCGCGCGTGCGCTGGCACACCGGCACGATCGCCGCGACGGCGGTCCTGCTGGTGGCGAGCGTCGTGGCGCTCGTGCTCTGA
- a CDS encoding ABC transporter substrate-binding protein: protein MRRSSVGGAALVVLVGLVGGCTQVEPDPERAGTVVVAVDADFGSLNAGTSQGRTAGSTLVRSLVQSGFVSVEEDGSPAFDTSFGTVEKVADAPLTVRYTIAETATWSDGVPVTPHDLVLEWAARSGMYDDVVPEVDAAGELTNGDALDAGVAFAATSAALVHVPQAPAVDGATVTLVYDAPVADWAVALDVNVPAHVLGTSVLGVEDPQEAAAAVTAAFAAEDKGALRSLSRAWRTATTAELLAEDATAAVTTGPYVVDRVVPGRTVELVRNEEYDGERPAAYDRVVLRTDLHPLDQVTALRDGEVDVIAPADTVDVLDALDDVEDVTTAAGGDATLQLQLQVAGGGAFDPAAYEGDAAKAAAVRTAFLATVPRDEVVESVASRLWPEAEPADALLPAVGPEAGEVDGPETDVAAAESALAAAGVSTPVVVRVLTNTADPVRLRVLDLLTEQAAEAGFAVRRYEPVGDVTADLRDATDAWDVALLPVPQADLGAAATAARWRTQGATNVTGWTSPATDAAVDALTTSLDTAARPEALDAVAATLADGAAVLSLVRQPVLVATREPDTETADRLPQVADVPPLALSRADLTSWWGWARSAS from the coding sequence GTGCGCAGGTCGTCGGTGGGGGGCGCGGCGCTCGTCGTGCTGGTCGGGCTCGTGGGCGGCTGCACGCAGGTCGAGCCCGACCCGGAGCGCGCCGGGACGGTCGTCGTCGCCGTCGACGCGGACTTCGGCTCGCTCAACGCGGGGACGTCGCAGGGGCGCACCGCAGGCAGCACGCTCGTCCGCTCGCTCGTGCAGTCCGGGTTCGTGTCCGTCGAGGAGGACGGCTCGCCCGCCTTCGACACGTCGTTCGGGACGGTCGAGAAGGTCGCCGACGCGCCGCTCACCGTCCGGTACACGATCGCGGAGACCGCCACGTGGTCGGACGGCGTCCCGGTGACGCCGCACGACCTCGTCCTGGAGTGGGCCGCGCGCAGCGGCATGTACGACGACGTGGTGCCCGAGGTCGACGCCGCCGGGGAGCTGACGAACGGCGACGCGCTCGACGCGGGCGTGGCCTTCGCCGCGACGTCGGCGGCGCTCGTGCACGTCCCGCAGGCCCCGGCGGTCGACGGCGCGACGGTCACGCTCGTCTACGACGCCCCGGTCGCGGACTGGGCGGTCGCGCTCGACGTCAACGTGCCCGCGCACGTCCTCGGGACGAGCGTGCTCGGCGTGGAGGACCCGCAGGAGGCCGCCGCCGCGGTGACGGCGGCGTTCGCCGCCGAGGACAAGGGCGCGCTGCGGTCGCTGTCGCGCGCGTGGCGGACCGCGACGACGGCCGAGCTGCTCGCCGAGGACGCGACGGCCGCCGTCACGACCGGCCCCTACGTCGTCGACCGCGTCGTGCCGGGGCGGACCGTCGAGCTGGTCCGGAACGAGGAGTACGACGGCGAGCGGCCGGCAGCGTACGACCGGGTCGTGCTGCGCACCGACCTCCACCCGCTCGACCAGGTCACGGCGCTGCGGGACGGCGAGGTCGACGTCATCGCACCCGCGGACACCGTCGACGTGCTCGACGCGCTCGACGACGTCGAGGACGTGACGACGGCGGCGGGTGGTGACGCCACGCTGCAGCTGCAGCTCCAGGTCGCGGGCGGGGGAGCGTTCGACCCGGCCGCCTACGAGGGGGACGCGGCGAAGGCCGCGGCGGTGCGCACCGCGTTCCTCGCGACCGTCCCGCGGGACGAGGTCGTCGAGTCGGTCGCGTCGCGCCTGTGGCCGGAGGCGGAGCCGGCGGACGCGCTGCTGCCCGCGGTCGGTCCCGAGGCGGGCGAGGTCGACGGACCCGAGACCGACGTCGCCGCCGCGGAGTCCGCGCTCGCGGCGGCCGGGGTCAGCACCCCGGTCGTCGTCCGCGTGCTCACCAACACGGCTGACCCGGTGCGCCTGCGGGTCCTCGACCTCCTCACCGAGCAGGCCGCGGAGGCCGGCTTCGCGGTGCGCCGGTACGAGCCGGTCGGCGACGTCACGGCGGACCTGCGCGACGCGACCGACGCGTGGGACGTCGCGCTGCTGCCCGTCCCGCAGGCCGACCTCGGGGCCGCGGCGACGGCCGCCCGGTGGCGCACGCAGGGCGCGACGAACGTCACCGGCTGGACGTCGCCCGCGACCGACGCGGCCGTCGACGCCCTGACCACGTCCCTCGACACGGCGGCCCGGCCCGAGGCGCTCGACGCCGTCGCTGCCACGCTCGCAGACGGCGCGGCGGTCCTGTCGCTGGTGCGCCAGCCGGTCCTGGTCGCCACCCGCGAGCCGGACACCGAGACGGCCGACCGGCTCCCGCAGGTGGCCGACGTGCCGCCCCTCGCCCTCAGCCGCGCGGACCTGACGTCGTGGTGGGGGTGGGCCCGCTCCGCGTCCTGA
- a CDS encoding ABC transporter family substrate-binding protein produces the protein MKIRRISAAAAPVAIGALVLGACSGPETGSAIEEDTSVSVGWNQPFYSQNNLTSVGNATTNANVLYLTNAQFNYYDGDLNLVKNEDVGTYEKVSDDPLTIKYTLSEGVKWSDGTAVDAADLILWWGPQDDDFDNVQPEYDEEGNVSNQEAIDAGVYFDGSSVAMTLINDAPTIGDDGRSVEFVYSEPRSDWEVSVQPSPVAAHAVANLALGIEDAEEGKQAIIDAFTENKTEDLSKIAKVWNSGFDFTSLPDDPQLYLSSGAYVMSDYVENQYMTLTARDDYEWGPKPNVSSVTIRYTEDPLASVTALQNGEVDLIQPQSSVDVIKTLEGLDGIEYTTAPEGTFEHVDTIMNNGGPFDPATYGGDAEKARKVREAFLKTVPRQEIIEKLIKPLQEDAETRDSFTVVPGSPTYDDVIANNGSEAYAEVDIEGAKALLAEAGVATPVNVRFLYGKSNVRRANEYQLIAASAAQAGFTVIDEGDDQWGQRLTDTASYDASLFGWQSTNTFALNSEGNYVTGGLNNFGGYSNADVDAWYEEMATAEGDEEKELTTNIEKQLYADAFGVPIFQFPGVVANRDVLQGVSTIPLSPTIFWNYWEWEISAEDSLDAPSATPAATEETEG, from the coding sequence TTGAAGATCAGGCGAATCAGCGCCGCGGCGGCCCCGGTCGCCATCGGCGCCCTGGTGCTCGGAGCATGCTCCGGACCTGAGACGGGCTCGGCGATCGAGGAGGACACCTCGGTCAGCGTCGGCTGGAACCAGCCGTTCTACTCGCAGAACAACCTCACGTCGGTCGGCAACGCGACCACCAACGCGAACGTTCTGTACCTGACGAACGCGCAGTTCAACTACTACGACGGCGACCTCAACCTCGTGAAGAACGAGGACGTGGGCACGTACGAGAAGGTCTCCGACGACCCGCTGACCATCAAGTACACCCTCAGCGAGGGCGTCAAGTGGTCGGACGGCACCGCCGTCGACGCCGCCGACCTCATCCTCTGGTGGGGCCCGCAGGACGACGACTTCGACAACGTCCAGCCTGAGTACGACGAGGAGGGCAACGTCTCCAACCAGGAGGCGATCGACGCGGGCGTCTACTTCGACGGCTCCTCCGTCGCGATGACCCTCATCAACGACGCGCCGACCATCGGTGACGACGGCCGTTCGGTCGAGTTCGTCTACTCCGAGCCGCGCTCCGACTGGGAGGTCTCGGTCCAGCCGTCGCCCGTCGCCGCGCACGCGGTCGCGAACCTCGCCCTCGGCATCGAGGACGCCGAGGAGGGCAAGCAGGCCATCATCGACGCGTTCACGGAGAACAAGACCGAGGACCTGTCGAAGATCGCCAAGGTCTGGAACTCCGGCTTCGACTTCACGTCGCTGCCCGACGACCCGCAGCTCTACCTGTCGTCCGGCGCGTACGTCATGTCCGACTACGTCGAGAACCAGTACATGACGCTCACGGCGCGCGACGACTACGAGTGGGGCCCCAAGCCCAACGTCTCGTCCGTCACGATCCGTTACACGGAGGACCCGCTGGCGTCGGTCACGGCCCTCCAGAACGGTGAGGTCGACCTCATCCAGCCGCAGTCGTCCGTCGACGTCATCAAGACGCTCGAGGGCCTCGACGGCATCGAGTACACGACCGCGCCCGAGGGCACGTTCGAGCACGTCGACACGATCATGAACAACGGTGGTCCGTTCGACCCGGCGACCTACGGCGGCGACGCCGAGAAGGCCCGCAAGGTCCGCGAGGCGTTCCTCAAGACGGTCCCCCGCCAGGAGATCATCGAGAAGCTCATCAAGCCGCTGCAGGAGGACGCCGAGACGCGTGACTCCTTCACGGTGGTCCCGGGCTCCCCGACGTACGACGACGTCATCGCGAACAACGGCTCCGAGGCGTACGCCGAGGTCGACATCGAGGGTGCCAAGGCGCTCCTCGCCGAGGCCGGCGTCGCGACCCCGGTCAACGTCCGCTTCCTGTACGGCAAGTCGAACGTCCGTCGTGCCAACGAGTACCAGCTCATCGCGGCGTCGGCGGCGCAGGCCGGCTTCACCGTCATCGACGAGGGCGACGACCAGTGGGGTCAGCGCCTGACGGACACGGCGTCCTACGACGCGTCGCTGTTCGGCTGGCAGTCGACCAACACCTTCGCGCTCAACTCCGAGGGCAACTACGTCACCGGCGGTCTGAACAACTTCGGTGGCTACTCGAACGCCGACGTCGACGCCTGGTACGAGGAGATGGCCACGGCGGAGGGCGACGAGGAGAAGGAGCTGACGACCAACATCGAGAAGCAGCTCTACGCCGACGCCTTCGGTGTCCCGATCTTCCAGTTCCCGGGCGTCGTCGCCAACCGCGACGTGCTGCAGGGCGTCTCGACGATCCCGCTGTCGCCGACCATCTTCTGGAACTACTGGGAGTGGGAGATCAGCGCGGAGGACTCGCTCGACGCGCCGTCGGCCACCCCGGCTGCGACCGAGGAGACCGAGGGCTGA
- a CDS encoding ABC transporter permease, translating into MTTPTPISPQLDTEHHDAVENAIELKEVEGLSQGRIVLRRFLRHRGAMASAFVLLCVVVLATTSIGWGPIPGWWKWTPTDLAPVVNSGGAPTMSFSGGITFGEHPFGQDNIGKDVFALVMRGTQQSLLVMFVIGLLASAIGIALGAFAGFFRGRLDNLLMRFTDMVITIPVIMVGAILGAWVGGASPITLALALSVVTWTSMARLVRGEFLSLREREFVDAARVAGASNGRIMFKHILPNAVGVIIVNATLLMAAAILLETALSYLGFGITYPDVSLGNLINEYQTAFATRPWLFWWPGLFIVTIALCINFIGDGLRDAFDPRQRRIPTRRALARAARRADRKSGVATAQA; encoded by the coding sequence ATGACCACGCCCACGCCCATCTCGCCTCAGCTCGACACCGAGCACCACGACGCCGTCGAGAACGCCATCGAGCTCAAGGAGGTCGAGGGCCTCTCGCAGGGCCGCATCGTCCTGCGGCGGTTCCTGCGCCACCGCGGCGCCATGGCGTCCGCGTTCGTGCTGCTCTGCGTCGTCGTGCTCGCCACGACCTCGATCGGCTGGGGTCCCATCCCCGGCTGGTGGAAGTGGACGCCGACGGACCTCGCGCCAGTCGTGAACTCCGGCGGTGCGCCGACCATGTCGTTCTCGGGCGGCATCACGTTCGGCGAGCACCCGTTCGGCCAGGACAACATCGGCAAGGACGTGTTCGCGCTCGTCATGCGCGGGACGCAGCAGTCGCTGCTCGTCATGTTCGTGATCGGCCTGCTCGCGTCCGCCATCGGCATCGCGCTCGGCGCGTTCGCGGGCTTCTTCCGCGGGCGTCTCGACAACCTGCTCATGCGCTTCACGGACATGGTCATCACGATCCCGGTGATCATGGTCGGCGCGATCCTCGGTGCGTGGGTCGGCGGCGCCAGCCCGATCACGCTCGCGCTCGCGCTCAGCGTCGTGACGTGGACGTCCATGGCCCGTCTGGTCCGTGGCGAGTTCCTGTCGCTGCGCGAGCGGGAGTTCGTCGACGCCGCGCGCGTCGCCGGCGCCAGCAACGGCCGGATCATGTTCAAGCACATCCTGCCGAACGCCGTCGGCGTCATCATCGTCAACGCGACGCTGCTCATGGCCGCGGCGATCCTGCTCGAGACGGCGCTGAGCTACCTCGGCTTCGGGATCACGTACCCCGACGTCTCGCTGGGCAACCTCATCAACGAGTACCAGACGGCCTTCGCCACGCGGCCCTGGCTGTTCTGGTGGCCGGGTCTGTTCATCGTGACGATCGCGCTGTGCATCAACTTCATCGGCGACGGACTGCGCGACGCGTTCGACCCGCGGCAGCGCCGCATCCCGACGCGCCGTGCCCTGGCCCGCGCCGCGCGTCGCGCGGACCGCAAGTCCGGCGTGGCGACCGCCCAGGCCTGA
- a CDS encoding ABC transporter ATP-binding protein, producing MSTETLAPVPAPQPDGKAPILEVRDLAVEFFVDGEWYPAAIDVSYDVRPGEVLAIVGESGSGKTQSSMSLIGLLPPNGRASGSAKLAGRELLGLTHKQLSSVRGKEVAVIFQEPMTALNPVYTVGFQIIETLRVHFDMGPKAARVRAVELLKLVDIPDPERAVDKYPHQLSGGQRQRAMIAQALACDPKLLIADEPTTALDVTVQAEILKLMRDLRSRIDSGIVLITHDMGVVADLSDRVLVMKNGRIVEQGTSDAIFNRPTHPYTIQLLESVPHLGSETFQAPGAEHDVTSATTATPVTAPAAAPTEFALEARDLVIEYPSRGRIPAFRAINSVDLTIGRGEVLGLVGESGSGKTTVGRAAVGLLPVAGGSMKVNGVELAGIKPKALRGVRQDVSIVFQDPGSSLNPRLPIGESIGEPLKLHGIAKGAELSKRVEDLLDRVHLQRSMRNRYPHELSGGQRQRVGIARALALSPKLLIADEPTSALDVSVQARVLELFQELQREYGFACLFISHDLAVVEILSSRIAVLNKGQLVEVGPRDEILRRPQQDYTRRLLAAVPVPNPAEQKLRREERDRLIEEAEAALRQADTEAGRRAAGDERKRLLAELDDREQKAKSDVDSRSARDGGTGV from the coding sequence GTGAGCACCGAGACCCTCGCGCCCGTCCCGGCCCCCCAGCCGGACGGCAAGGCGCCCATCCTCGAGGTCCGTGACCTGGCCGTCGAGTTCTTCGTCGACGGCGAGTGGTACCCCGCCGCGATCGACGTGTCCTACGACGTGCGCCCCGGGGAGGTGCTCGCCATCGTCGGCGAGTCCGGCTCCGGCAAGACGCAGTCGTCGATGTCGCTCATCGGCCTGCTGCCGCCCAACGGCCGCGCGTCCGGCTCCGCGAAGCTCGCGGGCCGCGAGCTGCTCGGGCTGACGCACAAGCAGCTCAGCAGCGTCCGCGGCAAGGAGGTCGCGGTCATCTTCCAGGAGCCGATGACCGCCCTGAACCCCGTCTACACCGTCGGGTTCCAGATCATCGAGACGCTGCGCGTCCACTTCGACATGGGCCCGAAGGCCGCGCGGGTGCGGGCCGTCGAGCTGCTCAAGCTCGTCGACATCCCGGACCCCGAGCGTGCCGTCGACAAGTACCCGCACCAGCTGTCGGGCGGGCAGCGGCAGCGCGCGATGATCGCCCAGGCGCTCGCGTGCGACCCGAAGCTGCTCATCGCGGACGAGCCGACGACGGCCCTCGACGTGACCGTCCAGGCCGAGATCCTCAAGCTCATGCGCGACCTGCGCAGCCGCATCGACTCCGGGATCGTGCTCATCACGCACGACATGGGCGTCGTCGCCGACCTGTCCGACCGCGTGCTCGTCATGAAGAACGGGCGGATCGTCGAGCAGGGCACGTCCGACGCGATCTTCAACCGCCCGACGCACCCGTACACGATCCAGCTCCTGGAGTCCGTGCCGCACCTCGGGTCGGAGACGTTCCAGGCGCCCGGCGCGGAGCACGACGTCACGTCGGCGACCACCGCCACGCCGGTGACCGCGCCCGCCGCGGCACCCACCGAGTTCGCGCTCGAGGCGCGCGACCTCGTCATCGAGTACCCGTCGCGCGGCCGCATCCCCGCGTTCCGGGCGATCAACAGCGTCGACCTGACGATCGGCCGCGGCGAGGTGCTCGGCCTCGTCGGCGAGTCCGGCTCGGGCAAGACGACCGTCGGCCGTGCCGCGGTCGGTCTGCTCCCCGTCGCCGGTGGGTCCATGAAGGTCAACGGCGTCGAGCTGGCCGGCATCAAGCCCAAGGCCCTGCGCGGGGTCCGCCAGGACGTGTCGATCGTCTTCCAGGACCCGGGGTCGTCGCTCAACCCGCGCCTGCCGATCGGCGAGTCCATCGGCGAGCCGCTCAAGCTGCACGGCATCGCCAAGGGCGCCGAGCTGAGCAAGCGCGTCGAGGACCTGCTCGACCGGGTCCACCTGCAGCGCTCGATGCGCAACCGCTACCCGCACGAGCTGTCCGGCGGCCAGCGCCAGCGCGTCGGCATCGCGCGTGCGCTCGCGCTGAGCCCCAAGCTGCTCATCGCCGACGAGCCGACGTCCGCGCTCGACGTGTCCGTGCAGGCCCGCGTCCTCGAGCTGTTCCAGGAGCTGCAGCGCGAGTACGGCTTCGCGTGCCTGTTCATCAGCCACGACCTGGCCGTCGTCGAGATCCTGTCCAGCCGGATCGCGGTGCTCAACAAGGGCCAGCTCGTCGAGGTCGGTCCGCGCGACGAGATCCTGCGCCGCCCGCAGCAGGACTACACGCGGCGCCTGCTCGCCGCGGTCCCCGTGCCGAACCCCGCGGAGCAGAAGCTGCGCCGCGAGGAGCGCGACCGGCTCATCGAGGAGGCCGAGGCCGCGCTGCGCCAGGCCGACACCGAGGCCGGACGCCGTGCCGCGGGCGACGAGCGCAAGCGGCTCCTGGCCGAGCTCGACGACCGCGAGCAGAAGGCGAAGTCCGACGTCGACTCGCGTTCCGCACGCGACGGCGGGACCGGCGTCTGA